Proteins encoded within one genomic window of Scomber japonicus isolate fScoJap1 chromosome 16, fScoJap1.pri, whole genome shotgun sequence:
- the slc25a21 gene encoding mitochondrial 2-oxodicarboxylate carrier produces MTTKKPQSLLREASHQIIAGGSAGLVEICLMHPLDVVKTRFQIQRGTSDPTSYKSLGDCFRTIFRREGIFGFYKGILPPIVAETPKRAVKFFTFEQYKKALNLTPLSPGLALSVAGLGAGLTEAVVVNPFEVVKVSLQANRDSFKEQPSSFSQARRIINSDGFGRRGLNKGLTSTLGRHGVFNMIYFGFYFNVKDAIPTNPDPTLEFLRKFTIGLVSGTISSCVNIPFDVAKSRIQGPQPVPGEIKYRTCFQTMAVVYREEGYMALYKGLVPKIMRLGPGGAVMLLVYEYVSGWLQKNW; encoded by the exons gTTTGGTGGAGATCTGCTTGATGCATCCTCTTGATGTGGTGAAGACAAG GTTCCAGATCCAAAGGGGAACCAGTGACCCCACCAGCTACAAGAGCCTTGGTGACTGCTTCCGAACCATCTTCCGCAGAGAGGG cATCTTTGGCTTTTACAAGGGAATTTTGCCTCCAATTGTGGCCGAGACACCAAAGAGAGCGGTCAAG TTCTTCACCTTTGAGCAATACAAGAAGGCACTGAATTTGACCCCTTTGTCTCCCGGCCTG gcGCTGTCTGTAGCAGGCCTCGGCGCAGGCTTGACTGAGGCTGTTGTCGTCAATCCGTTTGAGGTGGTGAAAGTCAGTCTCCAGGCCAACAGAGATTCCTTCAAAGAG CaaccctcctctttttctcaaGCAAGACGCATCATTAATTCAGACGGCTTTGGACGGAGGGGCCTGAATAAAGGATTAACGTCAACACTGGGACGTCATGGAGTTTTTAACATGATCTACTTTGGCTTCTACTTCAATGTCAAGGATGCTATTCCTACCAACCCG GACCCTACCCTTGAGTTTCTGAGGAAGTTTACTATTGGCCTGGTGTCCGGGACCATCTCCTCCTGCGTGAACATTCCCTTTGACGTAGCCAAGAGCCGCATCCAAGGCCCCCAGCCGGTGCCAGGAGAGATCAAGTACCGCACCTGCTTCCAGACCATGGCAGTGGTGTACCGAGAGGAGGG gtACATGGCGCTATACAAGGGGTTGGTGCCCAAGATAATGAGGCTTGGACCag GTGGGGCAGTGATGCTACTGGTCTATGAATATGTGTCTGGATGGCTACAGAAGAACtggtaa